One Phragmites australis chromosome 23, lpPhrAust1.1, whole genome shotgun sequence DNA window includes the following coding sequences:
- the LOC133906210 gene encoding glutamine--fructose-6-phosphate aminotransferase [isomerizing] 1-like, with the protein MCGIFAYLNYNVSRERRYILEVLFNGLRRLEYRGYDSSGIALDADLPSSSSSSSSYAGAPPLVFRQEGKIENLVRSVYSEVDEKDVNLDAAFSVHAGIAHTRWATHGVPAPRNSHPQSSGAGDEFLVVHNGIITNYEVLKETLTRHGFTFESDTDTEVIPKLAKFVFDKCHDEEGDVTFSQVVMEVMRQLEGAYALIFKSPHYPNELIACKRGSTLILGVNELSGQHSGKPFHDVKALTTNGKPKELFFSSDLCAIVEHTKNYLAIEDNEIVHIKDGSVSILKFDHHKEKPASVQRALSVLEMEVEQIKKGSYDHFMQKEIHEQPHSLTTTMRGRLKDGGVLLGGLKEHLKTIRRSRRVVFIGCGTSYNAALAARPFVEELTGIPVTMEVASDLLDRQGPIYREDTAVFVSQSGETADTLLALDYALENGALCVGITNTVGSTLSRRTHCGVHINAGCEIGVASTKAYTSQIVAMAMMALAIGSDQISTQARRDAIISGLSRLPSNVSEVLQLDVEMKELASSLIDSESLLVFGRGYNYATALEGALKVKEVALMHSEGMLAGEMKHGPLALVDENLPIIVIATRDACFSKQQSVIQQLLSRKGRLIVMCSKGDASSVCPSGSCRVIEVPVVADCLQPVVNIIPLQLLAYHLTVLRGFDVDQPRNLAKSVTTQ; encoded by the exons ATGTGCGGGATCTTCGCGTACCTGAACTACAATGTGTCGCGGGAGCGGCGCTACATCCTGGAGGTCCTCTTCAacggcctccgccgcctcgagTACCGCGGGTACGACTCCTCAGGGATCGCGCTCGACGCAgacctcccctcctcctcctcctcctcttcctcttacGCGGGGGCGCCGCCGCTCGTGTTTCGCCAGGAGGGCAAGATCGAGAACCTCGTGCGATCCGTCTACTCTG AGGTTGATGAGAAAGATGTGAACTTGGATGCCGCATTCAGTGTGCATGCTGGAATTGCCCACACCAGGTGGGCCACGCATGGTGTGCCTGCCCCGAGGAACAGCCACCCCCAATCTTCTGGTGCAGGTGATGAGTTCTTGGTCGTCCACAACGGCATCATCACAAACTATGAG GTCCTGAAAGAGACACTAACTCGGCACGGGTTCACCTTTGAGTCCGATACGGATACAGAAGTCATCCCTAAGCTAGCAAAGTTCGTTTTTGATAAATGTCATGATGAAGAAG GTGATGTGACATTTAGCCAAGTTGTTATGGAAGTGATGAGGCAGCTTGAAGGAGCCTACGCACTTATATTTAAAAGTCCACACTATCCCAACGAACTGATTGCATGCAAACGAGGCAGCACACTAATACTTGGTGTCAAT GAGTTGAGTGGTCAACATAGTGGGAAACCATTTCATGATGTCAAAGCTTTGACAACAAATGGAAAGCCCAAAGAATTATTTTTTTCCAGTGATCTATGTGCTATTGTAGAGCATACCAAGAACTATTTAGCTATTGAAGATAATGAAATCGTTCATATTAAG GATGGCAGTGTGTCTATCCTTAAGTTTGACCATCACAAAGAGAAGCCAGCATCTGTGCAACGAGCATTGTCTGTTCTTGAGATGGAAGTTgagcaaataaagaaaggaagTTATGACCACTTCATGCAAAAAGAAATCCATGAACAGCCACATTCATTGACAACAACAATGAGGGGTAGGTTGAAGGATGGTGGGGTTCTTCTAGGTGGACTGAAGGAGCATCTCAAAACAATTAGGCGCAGTAGAAGGGTGGTTTTTATTGGTTGTGGTACAAGTTACAATGCTGCCTTAGCAGCAAGACCTTTTGTGGAAGAACTGACCG GTATTCCAGTGACTATGGAGGTTGCAAGTGACTTGCTGGATAGACAAGGTCCCATCTACAGAGAAGACACTGCAGTTTTTGTTAGTCAGTCAGGGGAGACAGCAGATACCCTCCTTGCTCTTGATTATGCACTAGAAAATGGAGCGCTTTGTGTTGGCATAACAAATACCGTTGGAAGCACATTGTCAAGAAGAACACATTGTGGAGTTCATATCAATGCTGGTTGTGAGATTGGTGTTGCCAGTACCAAG GCATATACAAGTCAAATAGTAGCCATGGCGATGATGGCCTTGGCTATTGGGTCTGATCAAATATCAACTCAAGCTAGAAGGGATGCTATCATCAGTGGACTTTCAAGGCTTCCAA GCAATGTTAGTGAAGTTCTCCAACTTGATGTTGAAATGAAGGAACTTGCCTCTTCCTTGATCGATTCAGAGTCACTCCTCGTGTTCGGAAGAGGTTATAACTATGCCACCGCATTAGAGGGTGCGCTCAAAGTTAAGGAGGTTGCACTGATGCACAGTGAAGGCATGCTTGCTGGTGAGATGAAACACGGGCCGCTGGCACTAGTGGATGAAAACCTCCCCATCATTGTCATTGCAACACGTGATGCATGCTTCAG CAAGCAGCAATCTGTGATTCAGCAGCTCCTTTCACGTAAGGGGCGCCTTATAGTCATGTGCTCGAAAGGAGATGCTTCTTCTGTATGTCCTAGTGGATCTTGCAGAGTTATTGAAGTTCCAGTGGTTGCAGATTGTCTCCAGCCTGTGGTTAACATAATCCCATTACAG TTGCTCGCATACCACCTTACTGTTCTTCGTGGATTCGATGTGGACCAACCAAGGAATCTGGCGAAGAGCGTGACCACACAATAA
- the LOC133905708 gene encoding aladin-like — MPSFPPPGAVTVCEINRDLVAADVLSDDRAKDAYGDVLGMVFSPIPFQPDALRTNRDLPAADQAEPAVESAPAASLASTVSEFFKRMIFPPLNPNLLEESDTQKVSWNPHKHCLAFVSAKNQVTVHDFEDSDGKEPCILTSDHQTDVKSVEWRPNSGKMIAVGCKGGICLWSASYPGNVPFMKSGVTSSSFSAFPRGSGGQWILVDVLRGSSAEQVSVLCWKPDGRYLASASCDSPSFTIWDVSQGLGTPIRRGLSSISLVRWSPSGDYLLAAKFDGTFHFWETSTWTSEPWSSSNGYVSGANWDPEGHVALLSFSNSTTLGSIHFSSKPPSLDAHLLPVELPEIASLIVSRGIEKLAWDASGERLALSFKDGNEMYCGLVAVYDVRRSPIVSLSLVGFIRGPGEGAKPLAFAFHNKFKQGPLISVCWSSGWCCTYPLILRSH, encoded by the exons ATGCCGAGCTTCCCTCCGCCCGGCGCCGTCACCGTCTGCGAGATCAACCGCGACCTCG TTGCGGCGGATGTCCTGTCCGACGACCGCGCCAAGGACGCCTACGGCGATGTCCTC GGGATGGTCTTCAGCCCTATCCCTTTCCAGCCCGATGCTCTTCGCACCAACCGCGACCTTCCTGCTGCCGACCAAGCCGAGCCTGCTGTTGAGAGCGCACCAGCAGCTAGTTTGGCATCCACCGTATCCGAGTTCTTCAAACGGATGATCTTCCCTCCGTTAAAT CCAAATCTGCTAGAAGAATCTGATACCCAGAAAGTAAGTTGGAATCCACACAAACATTGTTTGGCATTTGTGTCTGCAAAGAACCAGGTTACAGTTCATGATTTTGAGGATTCAG ATGGTAAAGAACCGTGCATTTTAACAAGTGACCATCAAACGGATGTTAAGTCTGTTGAGTGGAGGCCAAATAGTGGGAAGATGATTGCGGTTGGCTGCAA GGGTGGAATATGCCTCTGGTCAGCATCATATCCTGGCAATGTTCCGTTCATGAAATCTGGAGTCACCTCTTCTTCCTTTAGTGCCTTTCCTAGAGGTTCTGGTGGTCAGTGGATACTAGTGGATGTTCTTCGGGGTTCTTCTGCTGAGCAAGTTAGTGTACTTTGTTGGAAGCCTGATGGAAG ATACTTGGCATCCGCCTCCTGTGATAGTCCATCTTTCACAATTTGGGATGTTTCTCAAG GCTTGGGAACTCCTATACGGCGCGGATTAAGTAGTATATCATTAGTGCGGTGGTCACCCAGTGGAGATTACCTTCTAGCTGCTAAATT CGATGGAACGTTTCACTTCTGGGAGACAAGCACATGGACGTCAGAACCCTGGTCTTCATCTAATGGATATGTGTCT GGAGCAAATTGGGACCCAGAAGGCCATGTTGCATTGTTGTCCTTTTCTAACTCAACAACACTTGGCTCAATTCACTTCTCATCTAAGCCACCATCTTTAG ATGCCCATCTCCTACCAGTTGAACTTCCAGAAATTGCGTCCCTGATTGTTAG CCGAGGCATAgagaaattagcatgggatgCTTCAGGGGAACGTTTGGCATTGTCGTTCAAAGATGGAAATGAAATGTATTGTGGTCTTGTTGCTGTATATGATGTGAGGAGATCTCCAATTGTCTCACTATCACTAGT TGGATTCATTAGAGGACCTGGAGAAGGAGCAAAGCCACTTGCTTTTGCTTTTCATAACAAATTTAAGCAAGGACCATTGATTTCTGTG TGTTGGAGTAGTGGCTGGTGCTGTACATATCCACTGATACTTCGTTCTCATTGA